One genomic segment of Calderihabitans maritimus includes these proteins:
- a CDS encoding FumA C-terminus/TtdB family hydratase beta subunit: MAEYRLTTPLSEEEVRKLKIGDTVFLEGTIFGIRDANLIRIFENNVPPPVDFTGAACIHTAPNVRKVNGGYEKVCIGTTTSSRMDRFTPGLMGKYGVRAIIGKAGMMEASMEAMKKYGGCYLAIVGGAASWETEKIQAIEGVWWEDLMPEAIWKFRVKDFGPLIVAMDAEGNNMYYQIKARAREKLADIYKRLGI; this comes from the coding sequence ATGGCTGAGTATAGATTGACTACGCCCTTATCGGAAGAAGAAGTTCGTAAGTTGAAGATTGGTGATACGGTGTTTTTGGAAGGGACTATTTTTGGGATAAGAGATGCCAATTTAATCCGTATTTTTGAAAATAATGTTCCCCCTCCAGTCGATTTTACCGGAGCTGCTTGTATTCATACGGCACCTAACGTACGCAAGGTAAACGGTGGGTATGAAAAAGTATGTATCGGAACTACTACCAGTTCTCGAATGGATCGGTTTACTCCTGGATTAATGGGTAAATATGGAGTGAGAGCAATTATTGGTAAAGCAGGAATGATGGAAGCCAGTATGGAGGCCATGAAAAAATATGGCGGGTGTTATCTGGCTATTGTAGGAGGAGCTGCTTCTTGGGAGACTGAAAAAATTCAAGCCATCGAAGGAGTTTGGTGGGAAGATTTAATGCCAGAAGCTATTTGGAAGTTTCGGGTTAAGGATTTTGGTCCCCTTATTGTAGCAATGGATGCGGAAGGCAATAATATGTATTATCAGATAAAAGCCCGGGCACGCGAAAAACTTGCGGATATTTATAAGAGGCTGGGAATTTAA